From the genome of Staphylococcus haemolyticus, one region includes:
- a CDS encoding YfiT family bacillithiol transferase, with the protein MDVRFPIGEFEAPTNSTLVDVKQWMSEIAAYSDQLKETVNQLSDEQLERRYREGSWTVRQLVHHIADSQINLYERLKMALTEDGVTAFMFNQERWAELPDSKLPTQVSITILEGLNQRIVEMGNHVTEGELNSSIKLSDGSNVPVSELLAKLSWHERHHLEHIKIALSDQGVSKE; encoded by the coding sequence ATGGATGTAAGATTTCCAATAGGAGAATTTGAAGCGCCAACGAATTCAACATTAGTTGATGTGAAACAATGGATGAGTGAAATTGCAGCATATAGTGATCAGTTAAAGGAAACGGTTAATCAATTAAGTGATGAGCAGTTAGAACGTCGTTATCGAGAAGGAAGTTGGACAGTTAGACAATTAGTGCATCATATTGCAGATTCTCAGATTAATTTGTATGAAAGATTGAAAATGGCACTGACTGAAGATGGCGTAACAGCGTTCATGTTTAATCAAGAGCGTTGGGCAGAGTTGCCAGACTCTAAATTACCTACGCAAGTTTCAATTACTATTTTAGAGGGACTCAACCAACGCATTGTAGAGATGGGAAATCATGTTACTGAAGGTGAATTAAATAGTTCTATCAAGCTATCAGATGGTAGCAATGTACCGGTTTCAGAATTGCTTGCCAAGTTATCATGGCATGAGCGTCATCATTTAGAGCACATTAAGATTGCATTATCCGACCAAGGCGTATCAAAAGAGTAG
- a CDS encoding SDR family oxidoreductase: MKGQVLVTGGTGFLGLRIVAELLKQGYGVRATIRSFSKKDTILETLKTQNIDTQNLAFVEADLSKDDNWEDAMEDCTYVMSVASPVVMGSVSVTDEQSINKQAVEGIQRILRAAEKTNVKRVIMTANFGAVGFSNKDKSSVTTEEHWTNPNEKGLSVYEKSKLIAERAAWDFVNATENHIEFATINPVAILGPSLNQHMSLSFQFVENIASGKMKRIPNIPMNIVDVRDVAQLHVLAMKTPEANGKRFIATADGQISMPEIAQLIKKERPELASKVSTKTIPDFAIKLGARFNSEAQEGKLLLEMNRNVSNQQARNVLGWTPSYTQEEAILASVDCMRDYHILK, encoded by the coding sequence ATGAAGGGACAAGTTTTAGTAACTGGAGGGACAGGTTTTTTAGGTTTACGTATTGTCGCGGAATTATTAAAGCAAGGTTATGGTGTACGTGCAACAATTCGTTCGTTTTCTAAGAAAGATACTATTTTAGAAACACTAAAGACACAAAATATTGATACGCAAAATTTAGCATTTGTTGAAGCGGATTTATCTAAAGATGATAACTGGGAAGATGCTATGGAAGATTGCACCTATGTGATGAGTGTAGCATCGCCTGTAGTGATGGGTAGTGTCAGCGTAACTGATGAACAATCGATCAATAAACAAGCCGTTGAAGGTATTCAGCGTATCTTGAGAGCTGCCGAGAAAACGAATGTGAAGCGTGTAATAATGACTGCAAACTTTGGCGCAGTAGGATTTAGTAATAAAGATAAATCTAGTGTGACAACAGAAGAACATTGGACTAACCCAAATGAAAAAGGACTTTCTGTTTATGAGAAGTCTAAATTAATTGCTGAGCGAGCAGCGTGGGACTTTGTGAATGCTACTGAAAATCACATTGAGTTTGCGACAATCAATCCTGTTGCTATACTTGGACCATCATTAAATCAACATATGTCATTAAGTTTTCAATTTGTAGAAAATATTGCTAGTGGCAAAATGAAACGAATCCCTAATATACCAATGAATATCGTGGATGTCAGAGACGTTGCACAATTACATGTTTTGGCAATGAAAACGCCAGAAGCAAATGGTAAACGTTTTATCGCCACTGCAGATGGACAAATTTCTATGCCTGAAATCGCACAATTAATTAAAAAAGAACGCCCTGAATTAGCAAGTAAAGTTTCAACTAAGACTATTCCAGATTTCGCAATTAAGCTAGGCGCTAGATTTAATAGTGAAGCACAAGAAGGTAAGTTATTACTTGAAATGAATAGAAATGTTAGTAATCAGCAAGCACGAAACGTTTTAGGTTGGACGCCAAGTTACACCCAAGAAGAAGCCATTCTAGCATCTGTTGATTGTATGAGAGACTATCACATTTTAAAATAA
- a CDS encoding xylulokinase, whose product MNNTQIKQFIEDGHLTVGIEFGSTRIKAIAIDDQCQTLATGSFEWENSYRNGYWTYSMNDAWVGIQKAYGAMTQELKDKYDATVKQLASLGISGMMHGYLPFDDNDDLLVPFRTWRNNNANKAAEILREDFQVNIPERWSIAQLYQSALDQEAHVEKVRYMTTLAGYIHWYLTDEKVLGIGDASGMFPIDSETQDYRDDIIQRFNKKFSEKGYTQDVRDILPKVVVAGEYAGRLTETGAKLVDPNGELQAGCPLCAPEADAATGMVATNSVAPRTGNISAGTSIFSMIVLEKPIKDVYPEVDIVTTPDGYEVAMIHANNCTSDINAWVDLFGEVFETMGVKYDKGELFTKLFERALKGDEDLGKLLSYGYISGEFITDVQHGYPMLVRSVDSNFNLANLMKTHIYSAFSTLKIGIDLLKERENIHIDSMFGHGGIFKTEKVAQSFLAAAIDSPVRVMQTASEGGAWGIAVLARYMIETKTSNLATYLNDFAFKGTESMTIEPTKDEVASFEQYTERFKQGIPLERLAHEQFNSEQK is encoded by the coding sequence ATGAATAATACACAAATCAAACAATTTATTGAAGATGGTCATTTAACAGTGGGTATTGAGTTCGGTTCAACGCGTATTAAAGCAATTGCGATTGATGACCAATGTCAAACCCTCGCAACAGGTTCATTCGAATGGGAGAACAGTTACCGTAATGGTTATTGGACGTATTCGATGAACGATGCATGGGTAGGCATTCAAAAAGCATATGGCGCAATGACTCAAGAGTTAAAAGATAAATACGATGCAACCGTGAAACAACTTGCTTCTTTAGGTATTAGCGGTATGATGCATGGCTATTTACCGTTTGATGACAATGACGATTTACTCGTTCCATTTAGAACGTGGCGTAATAACAATGCTAATAAAGCAGCTGAAATCTTAAGAGAAGATTTCCAAGTAAATATTCCTGAACGTTGGAGTATCGCACAACTTTATCAATCTGCATTGGATCAAGAAGCACATGTTGAGAAAGTACGTTATATGACGACACTTGCCGGATACATACATTGGTATCTAACTGATGAGAAAGTATTAGGTATCGGAGATGCGTCAGGTATGTTCCCAATTGATAGTGAAACACAGGACTATCGTGACGATATTATTCAACGCTTTAATAAGAAGTTTTCTGAAAAGGGTTACACACAAGATGTTAGAGATATCTTACCTAAAGTAGTTGTAGCAGGGGAGTATGCCGGACGTCTTACTGAAACGGGTGCGAAATTAGTTGATCCAAACGGTGAGCTACAAGCCGGATGTCCATTATGTGCACCTGAAGCGGATGCAGCTACAGGTATGGTAGCTACAAATAGTGTTGCACCAAGAACTGGTAATATTTCAGCAGGTACAAGTATCTTCTCGATGATTGTCCTTGAAAAACCAATCAAAGATGTCTATCCAGAGGTAGATATTGTTACAACTCCAGATGGTTACGAAGTAGCAATGATTCATGCGAATAACTGTACATCAGATATAAACGCTTGGGTCGATTTGTTTGGAGAAGTATTTGAAACAATGGGAGTTAAATACGATAAAGGTGAATTGTTCACCAAATTATTTGAACGTGCCTTAAAAGGTGACGAAGATTTAGGTAAGTTATTGTCATATGGTTATATTTCTGGTGAATTTATCACAGATGTACAACATGGTTATCCAATGCTTGTACGATCAGTAGACAGTAACTTTAACTTAGCTAACTTAATGAAAACACATATTTACAGTGCTTTCAGTACGTTGAAGATTGGAATTGATTTATTAAAAGAAAGAGAAAATATTCATATTGATTCAATGTTTGGTCATGGTGGCATCTTTAAAACTGAGAAAGTTGCGCAATCATTCTTAGCAGCTGCTATAGACAGTCCTGTTCGTGTTATGCAAACTGCAAGTGAAGGTGGCGCATGGGGTATCGCAGTATTGGCGAGATATATGATTGAAACAAAGACATCAAATTTAGCAACATATTTGAATGACTTTGCGTTTAAAGGAACAGAATCAATGACAATCGAACCAACTAAAGATGAAGTTGCAAGCTTTGAGCAATATACAGAACGTTTTAAACAAGGCATTCCACTTGAACGTCTTGCACATGAACAATTTAATTCAGAACAAAAATAA
- a CDS encoding MFS transporter: MANEIEKRERQFLGLPMVLIWGYIAVAIFMTGDGMEQAFLSKYIMSLGFDNSEAGNVLTVYGLVVAIASWLSGVMAEIFSPRRVMTFAFIIWMIFHVGFLVFGLEQQNYAMMMIMYGIRGLAYPMFIYSFVVWITYSSPSYKLASAMGWFWAMYSIGIGVLGSYLPSFSIPIIGEMGTLWSSLIFILIGGLIAMFLVKDKKGEDVEAQRMTKKEMLREFGRGITILKNKNVAVAFVVRIINQLSLFGLVVFLPHVYTADFGFTTSEWLRVWGLMYIITIFTNLFWGIMGDKIGWVRQVRWFGCIGMAVSTLAFYYFPAWSGPNIFVTTLIALMFGFAVAAFVPMSAIFPTLVPEHKGAAVSVHNLAAGLSNFLGYGLASVMLIFASAEVTIWAYAVIYVLGFVLTFFMKVQQPGRQVKTTVNTQSN; encoded by the coding sequence ATGGCGAACGAGATAGAAAAACGAGAACGTCAATTTCTAGGATTGCCTATGGTATTAATATGGGGATACATTGCCGTAGCGATCTTTATGACCGGAGACGGTATGGAGCAAGCATTTTTATCTAAATATATTATGAGTCTTGGCTTTGATAATTCTGAAGCCGGCAATGTCTTAACCGTTTACGGTTTAGTCGTAGCTATCGCTTCATGGTTATCAGGTGTGATGGCTGAGATTTTCAGTCCAAGACGTGTGATGACATTCGCGTTTATTATTTGGATGATATTCCATGTTGGATTTTTAGTCTTTGGTCTAGAACAACAAAACTATGCCATGATGATGATTATGTATGGTATTCGTGGTTTAGCTTATCCAATGTTTATTTATAGCTTTGTCGTATGGATTACATATTCTTCACCAAGTTATAAACTAGCTTCAGCAATGGGTTGGTTCTGGGCAATGTATTCAATCGGTATTGGAGTACTAGGTTCATATTTACCAAGCTTTTCAATTCCAATCATTGGTGAAATGGGTACTTTATGGTCATCATTAATCTTCATCTTAATTGGTGGATTAATCGCAATGTTCTTAGTTAAAGATAAAAAAGGTGAAGATGTCGAAGCACAACGTATGACTAAGAAAGAAATGTTAAGAGAATTTGGCCGAGGTATCACAATTCTTAAGAATAAGAACGTTGCAGTTGCCTTTGTCGTAAGAATCATCAACCAACTGTCATTATTCGGATTGGTTGTATTCTTACCACACGTTTATACGGCAGATTTCGGATTCACTACGTCAGAATGGTTACGTGTTTGGGGCTTAATGTACATTATTACAATCTTCACTAATTTATTCTGGGGTATTATGGGAGATAAAATTGGTTGGGTACGCCAAGTACGCTGGTTTGGCTGTATTGGTATGGCCGTTTCTACGTTAGCGTTCTATTATTTCCCTGCATGGAGTGGACCTAATATATTCGTGACAACTTTAATTGCACTGATGTTCGGCTTCGCTGTTGCTGCATTCGTTCCAATGTCAGCCATCTTCCCAACGTTGGTACCTGAACATAAAGGTGCGGCAGTGTCCGTACATAACTTAGCAGCTGGTCTAAGTAATTTCCTAGGTTATGGACTTGCAAGTGTCATGCTTATATTCGCCTCAGCTGAAGTAACGATTTGGGCATATGCAGTGATTTATGTATTAGGCTTTGTTCTTACATTCTTTATGAAAGTACAACAGCCTGGAAGACAAGTAAAAACAACAGTTAATACACAATCAAATTAA
- a CDS encoding glucose 1-dehydrogenase, with the protein MTNIIDQFKVNGKVAIVTGGAMGLGKAMAEALAQAGADIVIADIKLDLAQETAKAIADNEGVKTTALKVDVTNPEDVSKMVDDVVNEYGKVDILVNNAGMTINEKAEDVSYENWLKVINLNLNGVFLVAQAVGRQMIKQGYGSIINTSSMSGLIANKPQEQASYNASKAGVIMLTKSLAMEWSKYGIKVNTIAPGYMKTALTEPMFNTGGEMIDYWMGATPMGRPGEPEELGGIVVYLASDASSFAQGSVFTIDGGYTAL; encoded by the coding sequence ATGACAAACATTATTGATCAATTTAAAGTAAACGGTAAAGTAGCAATCGTAACAGGCGGTGCCATGGGACTAGGTAAAGCTATGGCAGAAGCATTAGCACAAGCAGGTGCAGATATTGTTATTGCAGACATTAAATTAGATTTAGCTCAAGAAACAGCAAAAGCAATTGCAGATAATGAAGGCGTCAAAACGACAGCATTAAAAGTAGATGTTACAAATCCAGAAGATGTTAGCAAAATGGTAGACGACGTCGTGAATGAGTACGGTAAAGTTGATATCTTAGTAAATAATGCTGGTATGACAATTAATGAAAAAGCAGAAGACGTCTCTTACGAAAACTGGTTAAAAGTAATTAACTTAAACTTAAATGGTGTCTTCTTAGTAGCACAAGCAGTAGGACGTCAAATGATAAAACAAGGTTATGGTTCAATCATTAATACATCATCAATGTCAGGACTAATTGCCAATAAACCACAAGAACAAGCATCTTACAATGCATCTAAAGCAGGCGTTATCATGTTAACGAAAAGTTTAGCAATGGAATGGTCAAAATATGGCATCAAAGTAAACACAATTGCACCAGGCTACATGAAAACAGCATTAACTGAACCAATGTTTAATACTGGTGGTGAAATGATCGATTATTGGATGGGTGCGACACCAATGGGTCGTCCAGGTGAACCAGAAGAATTAGGTGGCATTGTTGTATACCTTGCATCTGACGCTTCATCATTCGCACAAGGTAGCGTATTTACAATTGATGGTGGTTACACTGCATTATAA
- a CDS encoding ABC-ATPase domain-containing protein: MKRSIDLEKTLKSLDGQKYGAYKRTKGIYAFDQFHLAIDHVQVDPFAPPSKMRLIIQRDVAKIPSDLLDEKDKRIAVSDFLTRAFGHQATAFNRTVKGSGKNGKIFIDHCGQEMLERTSVVINDKEIEVRIEVGMPAAGRKILGKAAAHTLINGLPKIVDQAIMYQNIDQQALQHQVTLKLDQTYIRNQLEQQHLVAFVANNAILPRKSGVSDEPMKGAIQFTSPQAFETTFNLPSGRAVTGMSIPEGITLIVGGGYHGKSTLLEALERSVYDHIPNDGREFVITRHDAMKIRAEDGRGIQNVNISPFIDNLPGKKDTTHFSTDNASGSTSQAANVMEALEAQTSTLLIDEDTSATNFMIRDGRMQKLIAPDKEPITPFSNKVRPLFEAHQVSTILIVGGSGDYFDVADQVMMMDEYHLKDVTAEAKDIAQSDGYQRDLQANTQFGAIPSRVPLNASFSKKGKDDRMKAKGLHTVMYRKDAIDISGLEQLVDDSQTNALTVMMNYFRHHFIDNHKSLIEATNQMYDLIDEEGIEAISNFDGHPGNLALPRKQEFIGTLNRYRGLKVK, encoded by the coding sequence ATGAAGCGCTCAATAGATCTTGAAAAGACATTAAAATCGTTAGATGGGCAAAAATATGGAGCGTATAAACGAACGAAAGGTATATATGCTTTTGATCAATTTCACTTAGCAATAGATCATGTACAGGTGGATCCTTTTGCGCCACCTTCAAAAATGCGTCTAATCATTCAACGTGATGTCGCTAAAATTCCAAGTGATTTATTAGATGAGAAAGATAAACGTATTGCAGTATCAGATTTCTTAACTAGAGCATTTGGCCATCAAGCTACGGCATTTAATCGTACTGTTAAAGGTTCAGGTAAAAACGGTAAAATTTTCATCGACCATTGTGGTCAAGAAATGTTAGAACGTACATCAGTCGTAATTAATGATAAAGAAATTGAAGTGCGCATTGAAGTTGGTATGCCAGCAGCAGGACGTAAGATTCTTGGAAAAGCTGCGGCCCATACACTTATAAATGGCTTACCAAAGATAGTAGATCAAGCCATCATGTATCAAAATATTGATCAACAAGCACTTCAACATCAAGTAACCTTAAAATTAGACCAAACGTATATTAGAAATCAACTTGAACAACAACACTTAGTCGCTTTTGTCGCAAACAACGCCATTTTACCACGAAAAAGCGGTGTATCCGATGAGCCAATGAAAGGTGCCATTCAATTTACGAGCCCACAAGCTTTCGAAACAACATTCAATTTACCAAGTGGTCGGGCAGTCACAGGGATGTCTATTCCTGAAGGCATAACATTGATCGTTGGTGGTGGTTATCATGGTAAATCGACCCTATTAGAAGCGCTTGAACGTAGTGTCTATGATCATATTCCAAATGATGGTCGTGAATTTGTTATTACACGTCATGACGCTATGAAGATACGAGCTGAAGATGGACGTGGAATTCAAAATGTTAACATTAGTCCATTTATAGATAACTTACCTGGCAAGAAAGATACAACGCACTTTTCAACTGACAATGCGAGTGGCAGCACATCACAAGCAGCTAATGTCATGGAAGCATTAGAAGCACAAACGTCAACGCTACTTATTGATGAAGATACATCGGCGACGAACTTTATGATTCGTGATGGTCGTATGCAAAAGTTAATTGCGCCTGATAAAGAACCTATAACACCATTTTCTAATAAAGTGAGACCACTTTTTGAAGCGCATCAAGTTTCAACTATTCTAATTGTTGGTGGGTCTGGTGATTATTTTGACGTGGCTGATCAAGTCATGATGATGGATGAGTATCATTTGAAAGATGTGACTGCTGAGGCGAAAGACATTGCACAATCAGATGGATATCAGCGTGACCTACAGGCAAATACGCAATTTGGTGCGATTCCATCTCGTGTGCCTTTAAATGCTTCATTCTCTAAAAAAGGAAAAGACGATCGAATGAAAGCCAAAGGGCTGCACACAGTGATGTACCGCAAAGATGCAATAGATATATCTGGTTTAGAACAATTAGTAGATGACAGTCAAACCAATGCGTTGACCGTTATGATGAATTACTTTAGACATCACTTTATAGATAATCATAAGAGTCTTATTGAGGCAACGAATCAAATGTACGACTTAATTGACGAAGAAGGCATCGAAGCGATATCTAACTTTGATGGACATCCTGGTAATTTAGCGCTTCCTCGTAAGCAAGAATTTATCGGAACATTGAACCGTTATCGTGGTTTAAAAG